A genomic window from Rhodococcus sp. KBS0724 includes:
- a CDS encoding acyl-CoA dehydrogenase family protein has protein sequence MYEWSDTDLMFRDALRGFIDKEVRPHVDELESGALPPFDIIRKLYSTFGLADMAREGLEKSLARERGDAPARDGEKGSAFSGAGSMGVVLNSELAGVSLGLVASLGVSLGLAAGTIRSRGTLAQKERWLPGLVTFETVGAWAITEPDSGSDAFGGMKSYVRRDGDDYILNGNKTFITNGPYADVTIVYAKLDEGDSSVDRRDRKVLAFILDKGMEGFTQSPPFKKMGMNSSPTGELFFDNVRITKDRLLGETEDSGKSDGKSSAKESFAAERIGIASLSLGIINECHRLCIDYAKSRKLWGREIGQFQLIQLKLAEMEVARINVQNMVFNAIERTAAGDKVTLAEASAMKLYSSRAATEVAMEAVQLFGGNGYMAEYRVEQLARDAKSLMIYAGSNEIQVTHIAKGLLG, from the coding sequence ATGTATGAGTGGTCCGACACCGACCTGATGTTCCGCGACGCCTTGCGGGGCTTTATCGACAAGGAGGTGCGGCCGCACGTCGACGAACTCGAAAGCGGAGCGCTCCCACCTTTCGACATCATCCGAAAGCTGTACTCGACCTTCGGATTGGCCGACATGGCACGCGAGGGCCTCGAAAAATCACTCGCCCGCGAGCGCGGCGACGCACCAGCCCGCGACGGTGAGAAGGGGAGCGCCTTCAGTGGGGCCGGGAGCATGGGCGTCGTGCTCAACAGCGAACTGGCCGGCGTGAGCCTTGGTCTGGTCGCGTCGCTGGGCGTCAGCCTCGGGCTTGCGGCCGGAACGATCCGCAGCCGCGGCACCCTCGCGCAGAAGGAACGGTGGCTGCCCGGACTGGTCACCTTCGAGACCGTCGGCGCCTGGGCGATCACCGAACCTGATTCCGGATCCGACGCCTTCGGCGGCATGAAATCCTACGTTCGACGCGACGGCGACGACTACATCCTCAACGGCAACAAGACGTTCATCACCAACGGACCGTACGCCGACGTCACCATCGTTTACGCCAAGCTTGACGAAGGCGACTCCTCCGTCGACCGCCGCGACCGCAAGGTGCTCGCGTTCATTCTCGACAAGGGCATGGAAGGGTTCACCCAGAGCCCACCGTTCAAGAAGATGGGCATGAACTCCTCACCCACCGGCGAGCTGTTCTTCGACAACGTCCGCATCACCAAGGACCGCCTGCTCGGCGAAACGGAAGACAGCGGAAAATCCGACGGAAAGTCCAGTGCCAAGGAAAGCTTTGCCGCCGAACGCATCGGCATTGCATCCCTGTCCCTCGGAATCATCAACGAATGTCACCGGCTCTGCATCGACTACGCCAAGTCCCGCAAACTGTGGGGCCGCGAAATCGGACAGTTCCAGCTCATCCAACTCAAGCTCGCCGAGATGGAAGTAGCTCGAATCAATGTGCAGAACATGGTCTTCAACGCGATCGAGCGCACCGCCGCCGGCGACAAGGTGACCCTCGCGGAGGCGTCGGCGATGAAGCTGTACTCCTCGCGCGCGGCAACCGAAGTTGCCATGGAAGCCGTCCAGTTGTTCGGCGGAAACGGCTACATGGCCGAGTATCGCGTCGAACAGTTGGCCCGTGACGCGAAGTCACTCATGATCTACGCCGGCAGCAACGAAATTCAGGTCACGCACATCGCAAAGGGACTGTTGGGCTAG
- a CDS encoding alpha/beta fold hydrolase: MQDARNPVDGTRIAYQVVGTGTPLLMVHGSALSHSIWRGFGYVKALQDHYRMILVDMRGHGRSEKPHTSDSYAMDLVVGDLLEVLDTESPFEPAHVLGYSFGGRATLSLAIEHSERVRSLTVGGGSSRPMTGAFDALFFPGCVDALEEGGIEGFLDGWGARRGRPVDPQTAAAFRRNDPLALAAYMRRSDTEPGIDDNVLREMITPTLMFVGSRDRERRPDTEHAASLIPDCSLTVIDGTDHASAVAASDAVLASLIPFLRRH; encoded by the coding sequence ATGCAGGACGCGAGAAACCCCGTTGACGGTACCCGGATCGCGTACCAGGTTGTGGGGACTGGAACGCCTCTGCTGATGGTTCACGGCAGCGCCCTGTCGCATTCGATCTGGCGCGGTTTCGGCTATGTCAAAGCTCTGCAGGATCACTACCGGATGATCCTGGTCGACATGCGCGGCCACGGTCGCAGCGAGAAGCCGCACACGTCCGATTCCTACGCGATGGATCTGGTGGTCGGCGATCTCCTCGAGGTCCTCGACACCGAGTCACCGTTCGAACCCGCCCACGTCCTGGGGTATTCGTTCGGCGGGCGCGCAACACTGTCTTTGGCTATCGAGCACTCCGAACGGGTGCGGTCGCTGACCGTCGGCGGCGGGAGCAGCAGACCCATGACCGGCGCGTTCGACGCGCTCTTCTTCCCGGGCTGCGTCGACGCCCTCGAGGAGGGTGGGATCGAAGGCTTTCTCGACGGCTGGGGCGCCAGGCGCGGCAGGCCGGTCGATCCGCAGACCGCGGCGGCGTTTCGGCGGAACGATCCACTCGCACTGGCCGCGTATATGCGGCGGTCCGACACCGAACCGGGAATCGACGACAATGTGCTTCGCGAGATGATCACTCCGACATTGATGTTCGTCGGATCCAGGGACCGGGAGCGGCGACCCGATACCGAGCACGCCGCGTCCCTGATCCCGGACTGTTCGCTCACCGTCATCGACGGCACCGACCATGCCAGTGCCGTCGCGGCGTCTGACGCTGTTCTAGCGTCGTTGATTCCTTTTCTGCGCCGGCACTAG